Proteins from a genomic interval of Paraconexibacter algicola:
- a CDS encoding glycosyltransferase family 4 protein: MIAIDARAAVRPELGGVERWARELVARLPAHAPGRYRVLAPPAALAHRAGHVWEQAWLPLRAARHEALLCPANLAPLGSPRTTVIVHDAAALRDPSWYSPAYVRLQRLLLPRIVAGAARVLTVSAFSARELRELLGVDATVVPGGVGEAFRPVDDAAVAAATTAVGLEPGAPYVLTVASRTARKNLAALGPAARRLAGEGVTVVAVGGDRPQFRAEPAVAGIRELGPVADGHLPGLYAGAGAFVLPSRYEGLGLPCLEAMACGTPVVAARAAALPETCGGAARLVDPDDHEGFTAALLDVLADPAPWRRRGLAHVAGRGWDATAAAVHAAIALRPR, translated from the coding sequence GTGATCGCGATCGACGCGCGCGCCGCGGTGCGCCCCGAGCTCGGCGGGGTCGAGCGCTGGGCCCGCGAGCTGGTCGCGCGGCTGCCCGCGCACGCCCCCGGCCGCTACCGGGTGCTGGCGCCGCCCGCCGCGCTGGCGCACCGCGCCGGCCACGTCTGGGAGCAGGCGTGGCTGCCGCTGCGGGCCGCCCGCCACGAGGCGCTGCTGTGCCCGGCGAACCTCGCGCCGCTGGGGTCTCCGCGCACGACCGTGATCGTCCACGACGCGGCGGCGCTGCGGGACCCGTCCTGGTACAGCCCCGCCTACGTCCGCCTCCAGCGGTTGCTGCTGCCGCGGATCGTCGCGGGAGCGGCACGCGTGCTGACCGTCTCCGCCTTCTCGGCGCGCGAGCTGCGCGAGCTGCTCGGGGTCGACGCGACCGTCGTGCCCGGCGGGGTGGGGGAGGCGTTCCGGCCCGTCGACGACGCGGCGGTCGCCGCCGCGACCACGGCGGTCGGCCTCGAGCCCGGCGCGCCCTACGTGCTGACCGTCGCGAGCCGCACCGCGCGCAAGAACCTCGCCGCCCTCGGGCCCGCCGCCCGGCGCCTGGCCGGGGAGGGGGTGACGGTCGTCGCGGTCGGCGGCGACCGGCCGCAGTTCCGGGCCGAGCCCGCGGTCGCCGGGATCCGCGAGCTCGGCCCGGTCGCGGACGGCCACCTTCCCGGGCTCTACGCGGGGGCGGGCGCGTTCGTGCTGCCGTCCCGCTACGAGGGCCTCGGCCTGCCGTGCCTGGAGGCGATGGCGTGCGGGACACCGGTCGTCGCCGCGCGCGCCGCCGCGTTGCCGGAGACCTGCGGCGGCGCGGCCCGGCTCGTCGACCCCGACGACCACGAGGGCTTCACGGCCGCGCTGCTGGACGTCCTGGCCGATCCGGCGCCGTGGCGCCGCCGGGGGCTCGCGCACGTCGCGGGTCGCGGCTGGGATGCCACCGCCGCGGCGGTCCACGCCGCGATCGCGCTCAGGCCGCGCTGA
- a CDS encoding glycosyltransferase has translation MSAHAAPAVTVAVVSWNTRDLLDACLRALEPEHVAGRAAVVVVDNGSGDGSPALVRDAHPWAALVERPDNPGFGTAANVALAGARTPYVAVANADTAVTPGALDALLAAAARHGDAVLAPCLRTPGGGIQHSVHPFPSLRQVAAVDLGLARVLPGEARRLALEGAWDPGAGRTVDWAHGAFLLLPRALWERLGGFDPSMWMYAEDLDLCWRAARAGAPTRYVPDAVVEHHVAASTTQAWGAGRLQRSQRAAHAWSRRRLGPARTAAWWALAVGAGGVRSAALTVAARLAPAGYGWRRDRAHALLAARLAARREGS, from the coding sequence TTGTCCGCGCACGCCGCACCCGCCGTGACCGTCGCCGTCGTCTCGTGGAACACGCGGGACCTCCTCGACGCGTGCCTGCGCGCGCTCGAGCCCGAGCACGTCGCGGGGCGCGCCGCGGTCGTCGTCGTGGACAACGGCTCGGGTGACGGCTCCCCCGCCCTGGTGCGCGACGCCCATCCGTGGGCGGCGCTCGTGGAGCGACCCGACAACCCCGGGTTCGGCACGGCCGCGAACGTCGCGCTGGCCGGGGCCCGGACGCCGTACGTGGCCGTCGCGAACGCGGACACCGCGGTGACCCCGGGCGCGCTCGACGCGTTGCTGGCCGCGGCCGCCCGGCACGGGGACGCGGTGCTCGCGCCATGCCTGCGCACCCCGGGCGGCGGGATCCAGCACAGCGTGCACCCGTTCCCGTCGCTGCGGCAGGTCGCGGCGGTCGACCTCGGCCTCGCGCGGGTCCTTCCGGGCGAGGCGCGGCGGCTCGCATTGGAGGGCGCCTGGGATCCGGGCGCGGGGCGCACCGTCGACTGGGCGCACGGCGCGTTCCTGCTGCTGCCGCGCGCGCTGTGGGAGCGGCTGGGCGGCTTCGACCCGTCGATGTGGATGTACGCGGAGGACCTCGACCTCTGCTGGCGCGCCGCCCGGGCCGGGGCCCCGACCCGCTACGTGCCCGACGCGGTGGTCGAGCACCACGTCGCCGCGTCGACCACGCAGGCGTGGGGCGCCGGGCGTCTGCAGCGCAGCCAGCGCGCGGCGCACGCCTGGTCGCGCCGCCGTCTCGGGCCGGCGCGCACCGCCGCGTGGTGGGCGCTGGCGGTCGGCGCGGGCGGCGTGCGGTCCGCCGCGCTCACCGTCGCGGCGCGCCTGGCCCCGGCCGGGTACGGCTGGCGGCGCGACCGCGCCCACGCGCTCCTGGCCGCCCGTCTCGCGGCCCGTCGGGAGGGCTCGTGA
- a CDS encoding phosphomannomutase/phosphoglucomutase translates to MSVPPEIFKAYDVRGLYGEQITGDVAEAIGRAFARVIAGLEGKPVSDVRLGLGRDMRLTAPELAGRYRAGMVAEGASVLDAGQVGTEMLYHLVGSRELDGGLMCTASHNPKAYTGAKLVKRGAIALSGDEGIQDIRRLIEEGLGEPAAQPGTVQDVDLYAEFFDKALSFIDPANVRPLKVVVDGGNGMAGPMVGPVLDRLPIELIETYWTPDGNFPDHEPNPLLPENREFIIAKVKETGADLGIAWDGDADRCFFIDDTGEFVDGDFLTAILAEHLLAKSPGEAILYDARASYAVADTVTAAGGTAHINRVGHAFFKGRMKREGSLFGGEVSGHYYFRDFYCADSGTIPALLILEKLSVEGKALSELLAPYRAKYFISGEVNSTVADGPAKAKEIEELYGSRPGATVTHVDGVSVDFDDWHFNVRMSNTEPLLRLCLESLVSQADMEAKRDEVLGVIRA, encoded by the coding sequence ATGAGCGTGCCTCCCGAGATCTTCAAGGCCTACGACGTCCGCGGCCTCTACGGCGAGCAGATCACCGGTGACGTCGCCGAGGCCATCGGCCGGGCGTTCGCCCGGGTCATCGCCGGACTCGAGGGCAAGCCGGTCTCCGACGTCCGTCTCGGCCTCGGGCGCGACATGCGTCTCACGGCGCCGGAGCTCGCGGGCCGATACCGCGCCGGCATGGTGGCGGAGGGGGCGTCGGTGCTCGACGCCGGCCAGGTCGGCACCGAGATGCTCTACCACCTCGTCGGCTCGCGCGAGCTCGACGGCGGCCTGATGTGCACCGCCTCGCACAACCCGAAGGCGTACACGGGCGCGAAGCTCGTCAAGCGCGGCGCGATCGCCCTCAGCGGCGACGAGGGCATCCAGGACATCCGCCGGCTCATCGAGGAGGGCCTCGGCGAGCCCGCCGCCCAGCCGGGCACGGTGCAGGACGTCGACCTGTACGCCGAGTTCTTCGACAAGGCGCTCTCGTTCATCGACCCCGCGAACGTGCGGCCGCTGAAGGTCGTCGTCGACGGCGGCAACGGCATGGCCGGGCCGATGGTCGGCCCCGTCCTCGATCGCCTGCCGATCGAGCTGATCGAGACCTACTGGACGCCGGACGGGAACTTCCCCGACCACGAGCCCAACCCGCTGCTCCCCGAGAACCGCGAGTTCATCATCGCCAAGGTCAAGGAGACCGGCGCCGACCTCGGGATCGCCTGGGACGGCGACGCGGACCGCTGCTTCTTCATCGACGACACCGGCGAGTTCGTCGACGGCGACTTCCTCACCGCGATCCTCGCCGAGCACCTGCTCGCGAAGTCCCCGGGCGAGGCGATCCTCTACGACGCGCGCGCCTCCTACGCGGTCGCCGACACCGTGACGGCCGCGGGCGGCACGGCGCACATCAACCGCGTCGGCCACGCCTTCTTCAAGGGCCGGATGAAGCGCGAGGGCTCGCTGTTCGGCGGCGAGGTCTCCGGCCACTACTACTTCCGGGACTTCTACTGCGCGGACTCCGGCACGATCCCGGCGCTGCTGATCCTCGAGAAGCTCTCCGTCGAGGGGAAGGCGCTCAGCGAGCTGCTCGCCCCCTACCGCGCGAAGTACTTCATCTCCGGCGAGGTCAACTCGACCGTCGCGGACGGGCCCGCCAAGGCGAAGGAGATCGAGGAGCTCTACGGCTCCCGGCCCGGCGCGACCGTCACGCACGTCGACGGCGTGTCGGTCGACTTCGACGACTGGCACTTCAACGTGCGGATGTCGAACACCGAGCCGCTGCTGCGCCTGTGCCTGGAGTCGCTCGTCTCGCAGGCGGACATGGAGGCCAAGCGCGACGAGGTGCTCGGCGTGATCCGCGCGTGA
- a CDS encoding oligosaccharide flippase family protein — protein sequence MSSPGSQRFDLRGRSLRVVAARGTLVNSVFLVALAALGLLRGVILARFLEPDDYGIWGVLIISLGTLLWLKQVGIGDKYIQQDDPDQQLAFQKAFTLELAFTALFTLVLAGAIPVIAVTFAPSEIVLPGYVLLCVMPALVLQAPLWIYYRRLEFLKQRLLQAVDPLVSFVVAIALAIAGAGYWALVLAVVAGGWASAIVSVRSCPYPLRLRYDRGTLRSYASFSIPLLLASGSAIVIAQGTITATTAHLGIAAAGVVTLAASISQFADRVDQIVSGTLYPAICAVADRTEVLQEVFTKANRIALLWAAPFGLGLAVFAGDLVHFVLGQDRWGDAIPVLEAFGVAAAVNHLGFNWDSILRARDDTRPMAVAAGLTLVAFLVVTLPLILLEGLEGLAVGFLVQTVVVVLARFWFLRRIFPAFRTLAHCVRAFAPALVATAVTLGLRLLDGASARGLVTIAELATFVAATAVATVALERDLVREARGYLRRD from the coding sequence GTGAGCAGCCCCGGCTCCCAGCGCTTCGACCTGCGCGGCCGCAGCCTGCGGGTCGTCGCGGCACGCGGCACGCTCGTCAACAGCGTCTTCCTCGTCGCGCTCGCCGCGCTGGGCCTGCTGCGCGGCGTCATCCTCGCCCGCTTCCTGGAGCCCGACGACTACGGGATCTGGGGTGTCCTGATCATCTCGCTCGGCACGCTGCTGTGGCTCAAGCAGGTCGGGATCGGCGACAAGTACATCCAGCAGGACGACCCCGACCAGCAGCTCGCCTTCCAGAAGGCGTTCACGCTTGAGCTCGCGTTCACGGCCCTGTTCACGCTCGTGCTCGCCGGCGCGATCCCGGTGATCGCGGTCACGTTCGCCCCGTCGGAGATCGTGCTGCCCGGCTACGTGCTGCTCTGCGTGATGCCCGCGCTGGTGCTGCAGGCGCCGCTGTGGATCTACTACCGGCGGCTGGAGTTCCTCAAGCAGCGGCTGCTGCAGGCGGTCGACCCGCTCGTCTCGTTCGTCGTGGCGATCGCGCTGGCGATCGCCGGGGCCGGCTACTGGGCGCTCGTGCTCGCCGTCGTGGCGGGCGGGTGGGCGTCGGCGATCGTGAGCGTCCGCTCGTGCCCGTACCCGCTGCGCCTGCGCTACGACCGCGGGACGCTGCGCAGCTACGCGTCGTTCTCGATCCCGCTGCTGCTCGCGTCCGGCAGCGCGATCGTCATCGCGCAGGGGACGATCACCGCGACGACCGCGCACCTCGGGATCGCCGCGGCCGGCGTCGTGACGCTCGCGGCCTCGATCTCGCAGTTCGCCGACCGCGTCGACCAGATCGTCTCCGGCACCCTCTACCCGGCGATCTGCGCGGTCGCCGACCGGACCGAGGTGCTGCAGGAGGTGTTCACCAAGGCGAACCGCATCGCGCTGCTGTGGGCGGCGCCGTTCGGGCTCGGGCTCGCGGTGTTCGCCGGGGACCTCGTGCACTTCGTGCTCGGCCAGGACCGCTGGGGCGACGCGATCCCGGTCCTCGAGGCGTTCGGGGTCGCCGCCGCGGTCAACCACCTGGGGTTCAACTGGGACAGCATCCTGCGGGCCCGGGACGACACGCGGCCGATGGCCGTCGCGGCCGGGCTGACGCTCGTCGCGTTCCTCGTCGTGACGCTCCCGCTGATCCTGCTCGAGGGACTCGAGGGGCTCGCCGTGGGATTTCTCGTGCAGACCGTGGTCGTCGTGCTCGCCCGGTTCTGGTTCCTACGGCGCATCTTCCCGGCGTTCCGGACCCTGGCGCACTGCGTCCGCGCGTTCGCCCCGGCCCTCGTCGCGACGGCCGTCACCCTCGGGCTGCGGCTGCTGGACGGGGCCTCCGCGCGGGGTCTGGTGACGATCGCCGAGCTCGCGACCTTCGTCGCGGCCACCGCGGTCGCCACGGTCGCGCTGGAACGCGACCTCGTCCGCGAGGCGCGCGGGTATCTGCGCCGCGACTGA
- a CDS encoding MBL fold metallo-hydrolase: MSGDPWAGARAVGIHALPIPTPFLVGRVNCYLIEDEPLTLVDCGPNSGRALDELERALAAHGRRVEDLERIVITHQHADHQGLAGILARRSGAEVCALDALAPWLAGYAQETVLDEEFTQLLLAAHGVPRPVANALAAVSHAFRGWGGACPVDRPLPDGGTLEFAGRTLRVLHRPGHSPSDTVLLDEARGVLLGGDHLLAHISSNPLIQRPLGRPADAPRPHALATYIASMRTTAATDLELVLPGHGEPFADHRALVADRERLHERRAAKIARLVEDEPLSAHEVARRMWGDAAESQALLTLSEVLGHTDLLLADGRVREDVGDDGVVRFSAA, encoded by the coding sequence GTGAGCGGCGACCCGTGGGCGGGCGCCCGCGCCGTCGGCATCCACGCCCTCCCCATCCCGACCCCGTTCCTCGTCGGACGGGTCAACTGCTACCTGATCGAGGACGAGCCGCTGACGCTCGTCGACTGCGGGCCGAACTCCGGCCGCGCGCTCGACGAGCTCGAGCGCGCGCTCGCGGCGCACGGCCGGCGCGTCGAGGACCTCGAGCGGATCGTCATCACCCACCAGCACGCCGACCACCAGGGGCTCGCGGGCATCCTCGCCCGCCGCTCGGGCGCGGAGGTCTGCGCGCTCGACGCCCTGGCCCCGTGGCTGGCCGGGTACGCGCAGGAGACCGTGCTCGACGAGGAGTTCACGCAGCTGCTGCTCGCGGCCCACGGGGTGCCCCGACCGGTCGCCAACGCACTGGCCGCGGTCTCCCACGCGTTCCGGGGCTGGGGCGGCGCCTGCCCGGTGGACCGCCCGCTGCCGGACGGCGGCACGCTCGAGTTCGCGGGGCGCACGCTGCGGGTGCTGCACCGGCCCGGGCACAGCCCCTCGGACACCGTGCTGCTGGACGAGGCGCGCGGGGTGCTGCTCGGCGGCGACCACCTGCTCGCCCACATCAGCTCCAACCCGCTGATCCAGCGGCCGCTCGGCCGGCCCGCCGACGCGCCGCGCCCGCACGCGCTGGCGACCTACATCGCGTCGATGCGGACCACGGCGGCCACCGACCTGGAGCTCGTGCTGCCCGGTCACGGCGAGCCGTTCGCCGACCATCGCGCGCTCGTCGCGGACCGCGAGCGGCTGCACGAGCGCCGCGCCGCGAAGATCGCGCGGCTCGTGGAGGACGAGCCGCTGAGCGCGCACGAGGTCGCGCGCCGGATGTGGGGCGACGCGGCCGAGAGCCAGGCGCTGCTGACCCTCAGCGAGGTGCTCGGCCACACCGACCTGCTGCTCGCCGACGGCCGCGTCCGCGAGGACGTCGGCGACGACGGCGTCGTGCGGTTCAGCGCGGCCTGA